gccaaagacaacaaaTCGTCAGACCTTGAGAAGGCAGCGCGAACAGTCTTCCTCGCCAATGTGTCCACAGAAGCAATCAATTCCAAGAccgccaagaaggctctcaTGGCCCATCTGTCATCCATTCTGGATAAAGATGCCACTCCCCCGCAAACTATCGAGTCACTGCGTTTCCGTTCCGTGGCTTTCTCAGGCGGCTCTCTCCCTAAGCGAGCAGCTTACATTACCAAGAGCCTGATGGACGCAACGACCAAGTCCGCCAATGCATATGTCGTGTACTCAACCTCGGCGGCTGCTCGCAAGGCTGCCGCAGAACTCAATGGTACCCAGGTCCTCGAAAGGCACCTGAGAGTCGACAGCGTCGCCCACCCCAGTCCCACAGATCACCGCCGATGTGTGTTTGTTGGCAACCTCGGGtttgttgacgatgagaccGTCTTGAACACCAACGCGGATGGCAACACTAcggagaagaaaaagaacaagacccCATCCGATGTCGAAGAGGGTCTTTGGCGAACTTTTAGCACTCAGGGCAAGGTTGAAAACGTCCGAGTAGTTCGAGATTCCAAGACTCGTGTAGGCAAAGGTTTCGCCTATGTCCAATTTTATGTAAGTCCACAGTTGTCTTACTTAGTTCGATCGGACCAGCTGCTAACATGATTTTCCAGGATGGCAACGATGTCGAGGCAGCCTTActccttgatggcaagaaaTTTCCTCCCATGTTACCGCGTAAGTTGCGAGTCACTCGAGCCAAGGATCCTCGCAAGACAGCTCTCGCCCAAGAGCGAGCCAGGGGCAAGAACATCGTTCCTAATGGCGCCGCCAAGAGCACAAAATACAAGCACAAGGCTACACCTGAGGAGCAATCCATGGCTGGACGTAcaagcaagcttctcggcCGCTCGGCCGCCGTGCAGCAACGCCACAAGAAGCGACCTTCAACACAGGGTGCTTCCGAGGATGCCCAGAACATTCCGTCTAGTATCAAAGGACCCGAACAGTTCGTTTTTGAAGGCCGTCGTGCTTCATCTAAGGACGGCATACCCAAAGATCTTAAACTTGGtaagaagggcaagggcaagggcagATCCGGCAGGCCCCAAAACCGAGGCGCAAGGAGAGCTGCcgagtggaagaagaagagctgagCGTTTTATGACGGATAGCACTCATATCGCTGGTGGTTG
This genomic interval from Fusarium verticillioides 7600 chromosome 1, whole genome shotgun sequence contains the following:
- a CDS encoding nucleolar protein 12, with protein sequence MAKRSKSLTASSKAVDPTLDALFASSAGPVQAPVKSRYSTLVEQKVREPSKPRVQLEEQDADDEVLSEISEELSFEEDGPSDEEEEASDASEPEGESEDEQEEEEEEEEEEESSNEPMKDAPVELDDIIDATEDKSNKERKRKRKNENDDLEGKYLDKLVAEEEAERAGKRQKNDALNKTEKAVAEDDDAGNDSDIPVHETLAKDNKSSDLEKAARTVFLANVSTEAINSKTAKKALMAHLSSILDKDATPPQTIESLRFRSVAFSGGSLPKRAAYITKSLMDATTKSANAYVVYSTSAAARKAAAELNGTQVLERHLRVDSVAHPSPTDHRRCVFVGNLGFVDDETVLNTNADGNTTEKKKNKTPSDVEEGLWRTFSTQGKVENVRVVRDSKTRVGKGFAYVQFYDGNDVEAALLLDGKKFPPMLPRKLRVTRAKDPRKTALAQERARGKNIVPNGAAKSTKYKHKATPEEQSMAGRTSKLLGRSAAVQQRHKKRPSTQGASEDAQNIPSSIKGPEQFVFEGRRASSKDGIPKDLKLGKKGKGKGRSGRPQNRGARRAAEWKKKS